The following are from one region of the Sorghum bicolor cultivar BTx623 chromosome 2, Sorghum_bicolor_NCBIv3, whole genome shotgun sequence genome:
- the LOC8080699 gene encoding putative cyclin-dependent kinase F-2, with product MANPDTTQITSVATRVAALCDVIQEHRRTGKAISGRRAAAISAMIDDVAATAAEGRPRAYRRKRRMANARGYKQEGRRVGEGERGVVVRARHRGTGQAVAVKSLHRRSGGSRASDVLREACFTAAGGGHPSLVAFRTVARAPGTTDYSIVMDLHVGPSLRAVMADRDGRPFTEAEARRVMRQLLAGAEAMHRHGVVHRDIKPENIRVGAGAVNVKICNYGVAKSVAEKDPPQAFAGTMAYMAPEVLVKNADHDTLADVWSLGCVMVEILTGKLPFVVAAKDEDDEASQLFKIFDVLGVPCKRVWEALKPQVHDDKVQVWRARQLRAGHGSRRRNRLRELVSEEILSGDGFQVLKGLLTCDPEKRLTAAAALRCPWFTDNVDDDAVASERTTAVTMIAAVASKPWSLATSFVRRALGLLQGLSCEC from the coding sequence ATGGCCAACCCAGACACCACGCAGATAACCTCCGTCGCCACGCGCGTCGCGGCGCTCTGCGACGTCATCCAAGAACACCGCCGCACCGGGAAGGCGATCAGCGGCAGGCGAGCCGCAGCCATCTCCGCGATGATCGACGAcgtcgccgccaccgccgccgaggGTAGGCCCAGGGCCTACAGGCGGAAGCGGCGCATGGCCAACGCCCGCGGGTACAAGCAGGAGGGGCGCAGGGTCGGCGAGGGCGAGCGCGGCGTCGTCGTCAGGGCACGCCACCGCGGCACGGGCCAGGCCGTCGCCGTCAAGTCCCTCCACCGCAGGAGCGGCGGGAGCCGCGCCTCCGACGTCCTGCGCGAGGCCTGCTTCACGGCGGCAGGCGGTGGCCACCCCTCGCTGGTCGCGTTCCGCACCGTGGCGCGCGCGCCGGGCACCACGGACTACTCCATCGTCATGGACCTGCACGTCGGGCCGAGCCTCAGGGCCGTCATGGCAGACCGCGACGGGCGGCCGTTCACGGAGGCCGAGGCGCGCCGTGTCATGCGGCAGCTGCTGGCCGGCGCCGAGGCGATGCACCGGCACGGCGTCGTCCACCGAGACATCAAGCCCGAGAACATCCGCGTGGGCGCCGGCGCCGTCAACGTCAAGATCTGCAACTACGGGGTGGCCAAGTCCGTGGCCGAGAAGGACCCGCCGCAGGCCTTCGCCGGAACCATGGCGTACATGGCGCCGGAGGTGCTGGTGAAGAACGCCGACCACGACACGCTCGCGGACGTCTGGTCGCTCGGCTGCGTCATGGTGGAGATCCTCACCGGCAAGCTACCGTTCGTAGTCGCGGCGAaggacgaggacgacgaggcCAGTCAGCTGTTCAAGATCTTCGACGTGCTCGGCGTGCCGTGCAAGAGGGTGTGGGAGGCCCTCAAGCCCCAGGTACATGACGACAAGGTGCAGGTGTGGCGAGCGCGGCAGCTGCGAGCCGGTCacggcagccgccgccgcaacCGCCTGCGAGAGCTGGTCTCGGAGGAGATCCTGTCCGGGGACGGGTTCCAGGTCCTGAAAGGGCTCCTGACTTGTGATCCCGAGAAGCGGCTGACGGCGGCCGCCGCGCTCCGGTGCCCGTGGTTCACCGACAACGTTGACGACGATGCTGTTGCTTCGGAGAGGACGACCGCGGTCACCATGATCGCTGCCGTGGCCAGCAAACCGTGGTCACTGGCCACGTCATTCGTTAGGCGTGCTCTAGGATTGCTGCAGGGATTGTCCTGTGAATGTTAA
- the LOC110432772 gene encoding putative cyclin-dependent kinase F-2: MANPDTTQMTSVATRVAALCNVIQEHRRTGKAISGRRAAAISAMIDDVAATAAEGRPRAYRRKRRMANARGYKQEGRRVGEGERGVVVRARHRGTGQAVAVKSLHRRSGGSRASDVLREACFTAAGGGHPSLVAFRTVARAPGTTDYSIVMDLHVGPSLRAVMADRDGRPFTEAEARRVMRQLLAGAEAMHRHGVVHRDIKPENIRVGAGAVNVKICNYGVAKSVAEKDPPQAFAGTMAYMAPEVLVKNADHDTLADVWSLGCVMVEILTGKLPFVVAAKDEDDEASQLFKIFDVLGVPCKRVWEALKPQVHDDKVQVWRARQLRAGHGSRRRNRLRELVSEEILSGDGFQVLKGLLTCDPEKRLTAAAALRCPWFTDNVDDDAVASERTTAVTMIAAVASKPWSLATSFVRRALGLLQGLSCEC, translated from the coding sequence ATGGCCAACCCAGACACCACGCAGATGACCTCCGTCGCCACGCGGGTCGCGGCGCTCTGCAACGTCATCCAAGAACACCGCCGCACCGGGAAGGCGATCAGCGGCAGGCGAGCCGCAGCCATCTCCGCGATGATCGACGAcgtcgccgccaccgccgccgaggGTAGGCCCAGGGCCTACAGGCGGAAGCGGCGCATGGCCAACGCCCGCGGGTACAAGCAGGAGGGGCGCAGGGTCGGCGAGGGCGAGCGCGGCGTCGTCGTCAGGGCACGCCACCGCGGCACGGGCCAGGCCGTCGCCGTCAAGTCCCTCCACCGCAGGAGCGGCGGGAGCCGCGCCTCCGACGTCCTGCGCGAGGCCTGCTTCACGGCGGCAGGCGGTGGCCACCCCTCGCTGGTCGCGTTCCGCACCGTGGCGCGCGCGCCGGGCACCACGGACTACTCCATCGTCATGGACCTGCACGTCGGGCCGAGCCTCAGGGCCGTCATGGCAGACCGCGACGGGCGGCCGTTCACGGAGGCCGAGGCGCGCCGTGTCATGCGGCAGCTGCTGGCCGGCGCCGAGGCGATGCACCGGCACGGCGTCGTCCACCGAGACATCAAGCCCGAGAACATCCGCGTGGGCGCCGGCGCCGTCAACGTCAAGATCTGCAACTACGGGGTGGCCAAGTCCGTGGCCGAGAAGGACCCGCCGCAGGCCTTCGCCGGAACCATGGCGTACATGGCGCCGGAGGTGCTGGTGAAGAACGCCGACCACGACACGCTCGCGGACGTCTGGTCGCTCGGCTGCGTCATGGTGGAGATCCTCACCGGCAAGCTACCGTTCGTAGTCGCGGCGAaggacgaggacgacgaggcCAGTCAGCTGTTCAAGATCTTCGACGTGCTCGGCGTGCCGTGCAAGAGGGTGTGGGAGGCCCTCAAGCCCCAGGTACATGACGACAAGGTGCAGGTGTGGCGAGCGCGGCAGCTGCGAGCCGGTCacggcagccgccgccgcaacCGCCTGCGAGAGCTGGTCTCGGAGGAGATCCTGTCCGGGGACGGGTTCCAGGTCCTGAAAGGGCTCCTGACTTGTGATCCCGAGAAGCGGCTGACGGCGGCCGCCGCGCTCCGGTGCCCGTGGTTCACCGACAACGTTGACGACGATGCTGTTGCTTCGGAGAGGACGACCGCGGTCACCATGATCGCTGCCGTGGCCAGCAAACCGTGGTCACTGGCCACGTCATTCGTTAGGCGTGCTCTAGGATTGCTGCAGGGATTGTCCTGTGAATGTTAA